Proteins from a single region of Oncorhynchus keta strain PuntledgeMale-10-30-2019 chromosome 20, Oket_V2, whole genome shotgun sequence:
- the LOC118399025 gene encoding free fatty acid receptor 3-like: MVTSEEKAFFVTTTLTVSANMRPANDISCSFALFVYITTFLIGVPANILAFCTFCRKVRRKPAPIDILLLNLTISDLIFLAFLPFKMKEAVNDFNWTLPYFLCPVTGYLFFSTIYNSTLLLTAVSVERFLSVAYPVRFTAPGRVFHTQLACAVFWILSLAHCSVVFVMQLDKDANNTTCYGNFNDVQLITLLPVRLEMSLVLFCVPFLISTFCYVNFIRILSRLPNISQHRRLRAIGLALGTLLVFTLCFGPYNVSHMVGIMQNKVPTWRNNAILLTTLNACLDPIVFYFSSSAVRSTLSLCLKRIKAQLNPMATAAHAGNTPDPMDSTHSSSQKFVAAAKSGTNYTPR, encoded by the exons ATGGTAACGAGTGAGGAGAAGGCCTTCTTTG TGACAACAACGCTAACAGTATCTGCCAATATGAGGCCAGCAAATGACATTTCATGCAGCTTTGCGCTGTTCGTCTACATCACCACCTTCCTGATCGGGGTACCTGCCAACATCCTGGCATTCTGCACTTTCTGCCGAAAGGTGCGTCGCAAACCTGCCCCCATCGACATCCTGCTCCTCAACCTGACCATCTCTGACCTCATCTTCCTCGCTTTCCTGCCCTTCAAGATGAAGGAGGCTGTTAATGATTTTAACTGGACCCTCCCTTACTTCCTGTGTCCAGTCACTGGCTACCTGTTCTTCTCCACCATCTACAACAGCACTCTCCTCCTGACCGCGGTGAGTGTGGAGCGCTTCCTCAGCGTGGCGTATCCCGTAAGGTTTACAGCACCAGGCAGGGTTTTCCACACACAGTTGGCCTGTGCAGTTTTCTGGATCCTGTCCCTTGCCCACTGCAGTGTTGTCTTCGTCATGCAATTAGACAAAGATGCCAACAACACTACCTGCTATGGAAATTTCAATGATGTCCAGCTTATTACCCTTCTCCCGGTACGCTTAGAGATGTCCCTGGTTCTCTTCTGTGTACCCTTCCTCATCAGCACCTTCTGCTATGTCAACTTCATCCGTATCCTGTCTAGGCTTCCCAACATCAGCCAGCACCGGCGCCTGCGTGCCATCGGGCTGGCGTTGGGGACTCTGCTGGTTTTCACCCTCTGCTTTGGGCCCTACAACGTGTCCCATATGGTGGGGATCATGCAGAATAAAGTCCCTACTTGGCGCAACAATGCCATTCTGCTCACCACCTTAAATGCCTGTCTGGACCCCATCGTCTTCTACTTCTCCTCCTCAGCTGTTAGGAGCACTCTCAGCCTCTGCCTGAAGCGAATCAAGGCTCAGCTCAATCCAATGGCCACAGCCGCCCATGCTGGTAATACACCAGACCCTATGGACTCCACCCATTCGTCCAGCCAGAAGTTTGTCGCTGCTGCCAAAAGTGGGACAAATTACACCCCACGATGA